From the genome of Cellvibrio japonicus Ueda107, one region includes:
- the pelA gene encoding pectate lyase yields MKLMHLGVALFTTSLIACGGGSGGSSNNSTSSSSSSVPGSASSSQGTSVSSSSSSASLEPASSSSSSSSSEPVSSSSSVSSSLPSAASPLPLLENFNDVVDADGFFSEGYKSLSASNQAFYFRVSGTPLFSDGRMRLPAARFTLGNTQPETTSAAGDTQTQGELDLSQAYRISFCVLDWEVTGSNKNLQLYVDNNTSAAANSIHGSSSRIHQVAVDTLTRGERVVVESSLGSATSYLQLRTESGAVVVLDDLWIGYQADTSTEPSAQSCAGYLVSSSSSSSSSSSGSNSSSAPMLSQTNNPVYTELNNYKSWLSSSGDAAAKLAADKTRADNMISWQLPHGGFYKFDVSKYNNPWNGSESRSDWRGANNVELGTIDNDATVSELLFLADVYRRSGDSKYRDAARRAMDFILTMQYASGGWPQVYPARTGTTYSNHVTFNDDAMARVLILLDQSQKAVAPLDGDLFSGEQLSQIEAAINKGVDFIVNAQIEQNGVKTVWCAQHDPVTYVPRGARSYELPSKSGKESVLVVAFLMTRPQTPEVEASVKAALAWYRSDSVKVANTAYIKRSSGSTDDSYNPIQPQSGSTMWYRFYDVDADTGFFSGRLSTDNPPGTGKQYDIMEIEPERRYGYEWGGDYGTKILNYAQSVGY; encoded by the coding sequence ATGAAACTCATGCACTTGGGAGTTGCGTTATTTACAACCAGTCTTATCGCCTGTGGCGGCGGTTCCGGTGGTAGCAGTAATAACTCAACCAGTTCCAGTTCGTCGTCTGTTCCAGGCAGTGCCTCTTCCTCACAGGGCACTTCCGTATCCAGTAGCAGTTCATCTGCCAGCCTGGAGCCTGCTTCCAGCAGCAGCTCTTCTTCAAGTTCGGAACCTGTATCCAGCAGCTCCAGTGTTTCATCGTCCTTGCCTTCGGCGGCGTCCCCTTTACCCTTACTGGAAAACTTTAATGATGTCGTGGATGCGGATGGTTTTTTCAGCGAAGGCTATAAGTCCCTGAGTGCCAGTAACCAGGCTTTTTATTTCCGTGTGTCCGGTACGCCGCTTTTCAGTGATGGCAGGATGCGTTTACCGGCAGCGCGTTTCACACTTGGCAATACACAGCCGGAGACAACCAGTGCCGCTGGTGATACCCAAACACAGGGTGAACTGGATCTCTCCCAGGCTTACCGTATTTCTTTTTGTGTATTGGATTGGGAAGTGACAGGCAGCAACAAAAACCTGCAGTTGTATGTTGATAACAATACCTCGGCAGCGGCTAATTCCATCCATGGTTCATCCAGCCGTATCCATCAGGTTGCCGTTGATACCCTGACGCGGGGTGAGCGAGTTGTTGTTGAGTCGAGTTTAGGCTCGGCAACATCCTATCTCCAGTTGCGCACAGAAAGCGGGGCCGTTGTTGTGCTCGATGACCTGTGGATTGGCTATCAAGCGGATACCAGCACCGAGCCGAGTGCGCAGAGCTGTGCGGGCTATCTCGTATCTTCCAGTTCGTCCAGCAGCTCCTCATCTTCAGGCAGTAACAGTTCATCGGCCCCAATGCTGTCGCAGACCAATAACCCGGTATACACGGAGCTTAACAACTACAAAAGCTGGCTGAGTAGCAGCGGTGATGCAGCCGCCAAATTGGCAGCAGACAAAACCCGTGCTGACAATATGATTAGCTGGCAGCTGCCCCATGGCGGTTTTTATAAATTTGATGTTTCCAAGTACAACAATCCCTGGAACGGCAGTGAATCCCGCTCGGATTGGCGCGGGGCCAACAACGTCGAATTGGGTACTATCGACAATGATGCCACGGTATCGGAGCTCCTGTTCCTGGCCGATGTCTATCGCCGCAGTGGCGATAGCAAGTACCGCGATGCTGCCCGTCGTGCGATGGATTTTATCCTGACCATGCAGTATGCCAGCGGTGGCTGGCCCCAGGTGTACCCTGCGCGGACGGGCACTACCTATTCCAACCATGTCACCTTTAACGATGATGCCATGGCGCGGGTATTGATCTTGCTCGACCAGTCACAAAAAGCCGTGGCCCCATTGGACGGTGATCTTTTTAGTGGCGAGCAGTTGTCGCAAATAGAGGCCGCCATCAATAAGGGGGTCGATTTTATTGTGAATGCCCAGATAGAGCAGAACGGCGTTAAAACGGTTTGGTGTGCCCAGCATGATCCGGTAACTTATGTGCCTCGCGGGGCGCGCTCTTATGAGTTGCCCTCCAAGAGTGGCAAGGAGTCGGTGCTGGTTGTGGCATTCCTGATGACGCGCCCCCAGACCCCGGAAGTTGAAGCCTCTGTCAAGGCAGCTTTGGCCTGGTATCGCAGTGACAGTGTGAAGGTGGCTAACACCGCTTATATCAAGCGCTCCTCCGGTAGCACGGATGACAGTTACAATCCTATCCAGCCGCAAAGTGGCAGCACCATGTGGTATCGCTTTTATGATGTGGATGCGGACACCGGATTTTTCAGTGGGCGTTTATCGACGGATAATCCGCCGGGTACCGGCAAGCAATATGACATTATGGAAATTGAGCCGGAGCGTCGCTATGGCTATGAGTGGGGCGGTGATTACGGCACCAAAATTCTGAACTATGCCCAAAGTGTTGGCTACTGA
- the thrH gene encoding bifunctional phosphoserine phosphatase/homoserine phosphotransferase ThrH — MEIACLDLEGVLVPEIWIEFAKVTGIEELKATTRDIPDYDVLMKQRIRILEQHKLGLKEIQDVIATLKPLDGAVEFVDWLRERFQVIILSDTFYEFSQPLMRQLGFPTLFCHRLNIDERGMVAGYTLRQKDPKRQSVLALKTLYYRVIAAGDSYNDTTMLGEADQGILFHAPQNVIDQFPQFPAVHTYEDLKKEFIKASNRTLSL; from the coding sequence GTGGAAATTGCATGCCTGGATTTGGAAGGGGTTTTGGTTCCCGAGATTTGGATTGAGTTCGCCAAGGTGACCGGTATCGAGGAGCTCAAGGCTACAACCCGTGATATACCGGATTATGATGTACTGATGAAGCAGCGCATTCGCATCCTCGAACAGCATAAATTGGGTTTGAAGGAAATCCAGGATGTAATTGCAACCCTGAAGCCGCTGGACGGTGCCGTTGAGTTTGTTGACTGGTTGCGCGAGCGTTTCCAGGTCATCATCCTGTCTGACACCTTCTATGAATTTTCCCAACCCCTGATGCGCCAGTTGGGATTCCCGACCTTGTTCTGCCATCGCTTGAATATCGATGAGCGCGGCATGGTAGCGGGTTACACCCTGCGCCAGAAAGACCCCAAGCGCCAATCAGTGCTTGCGCTTAAAACCCTTTACTATCGTGTTATTGCTGCGGGTGATTCCTATAACGATACCACCATGCTGGGTGAAGCCGATCAAGGTATTCTGTTCCACGCACCGCAAAATGTGATTGATCAGTTCCCACAGTTCCCCGCTGTCCATACCTACGAAGATTTGAAAAAAGAATTTATCAAGGCGAGTAATCGCACACTGAGCCTTTAA